The Rhinoraja longicauda isolate Sanriku21f chromosome 28, sRhiLon1.1, whole genome shotgun sequence DNA segment ACCGGCAGCGGATGGAAACGTTTCATTCCTCCTAAGCGAGTCAGACGCGCTGGGATCGAAGGCGGAAACGGTTTTTAATTACAACCATGACCAACACTGTACGCGCCAAACGTGCACGGGGAAAAACCAAGCCCCCGAAGGTCGCTAAAAAGGACGCCGTGTCCAAGCTAATCTTACAGGCGGTCGCGGCTACGAAGGGGCGCCGCGGGCTCTCGCTAGTCAATGTCAAGAAGATGCTGTCGGGAAGCGGCTACGATGTGGCGAAGAATAATTCTCGAATCAACCAGGCGGTCAGAACCCTGATGAACAAGGGCTCGTTAGTGTATGTCTCGGGCACGGGCGCCTCTGGTTCTTTCAAAGTTAACAAGGAGCATCAGGTCgaggtgcagcgggtggagcgaAAAGAGCTTGTATCCGGCGCCGCGGCCCCCAAACAATCGAGGGGCAAACGTGCGGCCAAGAGGCCCGCCCCCGCCAAGAAACCCAGAAAgaaacagacgaaagacggtgacCGCGGGAAAATGGCGAAAGGCGGTAAAAAGCTGAAAAATGTCCCGAGAAAAAAAGCAGCCAAGAAAAGCGTGAAAGGAAAACGCCAACGGGCGAAGCCAAATAAACCAACCAGACCGCCGAAGAAAGAAGAAAACCCTCTGGCCGAGACCTCCGTGAAAGGAAACCAAGCTGGTTCGGAGCAACAAGAGAGCATCTGAGTGAAGGCAGACAATTTAGTACAGATTAAAcggctcttttcagagccacAAAAAATATCTGATCAAAAGGCCAAAACGATTGTATGAAGTTTCATTTGGGATACTGAACAGAGGGGGATTGGAAATGAAACAATTGTTAAAGATGCGATAACAATGGAGGACACGGCTGGGGGGAACCGCCGTGACAGAGGGGGAAGGACAATTAACAGTGCAGAACCCGGCatagggggaccgccgtgagggagggggaggggggggagggaacaatggagggcccggcCTGGGGGAACTaccagggagagaggggaaacaaaggaggagctggcaagggtactttgtaactttgtcagtgccatttatgtggcgactatttgcataccttgggtgtgcaagcaaagaatttcactgtggctgtcacatgtgacaaaaagTATTCCATAAAGTATTTGCATCATTTCTGGATCTTATACTGATGTCCGGCATTTGCAGATGTTTTGCCGTTTGATTACCGATCGGTTGTACTGGTTTGCTTGTTTGCTGGAAGACCTCAATGGGTCAATCAGCTTTTCAGTGTGTTAAGCatcacggatgctgcttgacacaCTTATTTCTTAGAACTGCTCCTGAAAGCAGTCTCCCAATCGTGCTTGGTTCTCTAATATGGAGGAAACCATTTGTCAAGTATCGATTTGGTATCCTATTGCAACTTTTTCTCTTTGAATAATAGtgatatgttgggggagtccagaaccaggggtcaccgtttaagaataaggggtaggccatttaggactgagatgatgataaacattttcacccagagagttgtgaatttgtggaattctctgccacagaaggcagtggaggtcaattcactggacgttttcaagagagagttagatatatctcttagggctaatggaatcaagggatatggggaaaaagcaggaacggagtattgattttggatgatcagccatgatcatgttgaatgactgtactggctcaaagggccgaatggccgactcctgcacctattttctatgtttcaccatcACCCATCAAATACCTGCAACCCTACAAATTTATAAATGTGTTTTCCAACATATTTTGAACATGGGTATTCCATATCCTTCCTTGAATGGTCTGAAGAGGGTTCCCAACCTGAattctcacctatccatgttctccagagatgctgcctgacccgctcaatgCCTTcaacaccttgtgtcttttctCAGGGAAGGATTCCGTTGAATGGCAACTCATCCACCATGATAGCATGGTGGCCACATGGTGCACCATTTACCATCATCAGCAGCACCTCCCTAAACTGAAGCACAAAAGCAGAAACTACAACAGTAGATATGGCAGAGACTGAATGAAGAACAATTGTTATGAATGGTTGAAAGTTCAAATTCCCTGTTATATCCTTATAAACATTTTAAATAACTGATGCCCCAGAAGAGTTGGCAGTACGTCTAGTTGTTTGTCAAAGCAAACTATGTCAttgactcatagagtgatacagtgtggaaacaggcccttcggcccaactcgcccaacaatgtcccagctgcactagtcccacttgcctgcgattgctccatatccctccaaacctgtcctatccatgtacctgtctttctgtttcttaaacgatgggatagacccagcctcaactacctcctttggcagcttgttccgtacacccaccaccctttgtgtgaaaaagttaccactcggattcaatagacaatagacaataggtgcaggagtaggccattcagcccttcgagccagcaccgccattcaatgcgatcaaggctgatcactctcaatcagtaccccgttcctgccttctccccataccccctcactccgctatccttaagagctctatccagctcttgaaagcatccaactaactggcctccactgccttctgaggcagagaattacacaccttcaccactctctgactgaaaaagttcttcctcatctccgttctaaatggcctaccccttattcttaaactgtggccccttgttctggactcccccaacattgggaacatgtttcctgcctctaatgtgtccaatcccctaattatcttatatgtttcaataagatcccccctatcCAAAtgctgtatacaagcctaattgctccagcctttcaacatacgacagtcccgccattccgggaattaacctagtgaacctacgctgtacgccctcaatagcaagaatatccttcctcaaatttggagaccaaaactgcacacagtactccaggtgcggtctcaccagggcccggtacaactgtagaaggacctctttgctcctatactcaattcctcttgttatgaaggccaacattccattggctttcttcactgcctgctgtacctgcatgcttcctttcagtgactgatgcactaggacacccagatctcgttgaacatcccctcttcctaacttgacaccattcagataataatctgcctttctattcttacttccaaagtgaataacctcacacttatctacattaaactgcatctgccatgtatccgcccactcacacaacctgtccaagtcaccctgcagccttattgcatcttcctcacaattcacactaccccccagcttagtatcatctgcaaatttgctaatggtacttttaatcccttcgtctaaatcattaatgtatatcgtaaatagctggggtcccccactggtcactgcctgccattccgaaagggacccatttatccccactctttgctttctgtctgtcaaccaattttctatccatgtcagtaccctacccccaataccatgtgctctaattttgcccactaatctcctatgtgggaccttgtcgaaggctttctgaaagtcgaggtacaccacatccactgactctcccctgtcaattttcctagttacatcctcaaaaaattccagtagatttgtcaagcatgatttccccttcgtaaatccatgctgactcggaatgatcctgttactgctatccaaatgctcagcaatttcctcttttataattgactccagcatcttccccaccactgatgtcagactaactggtctataattacccgttttctctctccctcctttcttaaaaagtgggataatatttgctatcctccaatccacaggaactgagcctgaatctatagaacattgaaaaatgatctccaatgcttccactgtttctaaagccacctccttaagtaccctgggatgcagaccatcaggccctggggatttatcagccttcagtcccatcagtctacccaaaacaatttcctgcctagtgtggatttccttcagttcctccatcacccagtctgccatttctttgttccccataataaattccccttcaagggacccacatttgccttgactatttttttgctcttcacgttcctattaaatcttttccccttcaccttgaattctctcccccctctctctccccctctctcccccctccctctccccctctctctctctctctctccctctcccacccatcttcaccccctccctctctccctctctcaaagtaGTTCATTCACATGGGGTTAATGTGATTAAATGATCAGGTTAGTCAGTGTGACACCAGTACCCCGAGTTGTTTCATGAGATCCTGCCGTATTCTGTTATccacaaaaataaaatgttgggCGTCCTTCAGTTATTTTGAAtggctctgaaaagagcctttAGATTGTGATATGGTGAAGCATGTCTTTGTTTGGAGTTGGTGTATTTGGTGACTGCTTTTGTTCCTTCAGACAGCGTGCTTGGCTAGCTCCCCAGGCAGCAGAAGGCGTATGGAGGTCTGGATCTCCTAAGACATGGTCTGTCGCTTGCTGTACCGGATAAGACGAGAAGCCTCAGAGGCAATGCGCTTGAAGATGCCATCGACGAACGAGTTGATGATACTCATAGCGGAGGAAGAGATGCCCGTATCCAAGTGAACCTGCTTCAGCACTTCGCCGATGCATACACTGTAGCTGggcctccttgtttttgtttcCTTTCACCTTTGCCTATCTTTTTAATGGGCGCTTCCTTTGCCTCCTTCTTCGACGCTCTGCGTTTTTTTTGTCAGCCAATGCTGTATTTTCTCACAGATCAGATAGACTATCAATACATTTTAGAAGGGGTTGGTATCTTGGTGGTGAAACGTGGCTTGTGTTGACGACGCAGAATTCTGTGTGGGAGAGGGAATCGTGGAACTGTTTCACTGCAGGGCGGCGACACTTGCTAGATGGGATCTCCTCTACCTTCATGATCTGAATGGAATGAGCGCGAGCGCAGAGGCGAACACCCACGTCACGGTAGCACAGCACCAGCAGTGGTCAGGTCCCAAGAGTCAGCACAGCCAAATCCCAAAGTTCTTCACCTTTTCTGGTGACTTCTCAAAAACCTGGCCACAGTAGACAATTTCACCAGCAGATATCTTCAGCTTCTTCATCAGTGAAATTAAGTACCAGAATCGAGACTTGGGAACAATATGATTTGGAGCATAGATTCGCATCCGGTAGAGAGCAGGGTTGGACTCTTTAGGCAAGCGTCGCCCGATCACCTTGTATTCCTTGAGCATGGCCGACGCTTTCATGTCACTTCTCCGCCGCCTGCGTTTCGATACCAATTCAAGCATGTCGGAGATAGTAATTATGCCGAAAGTGCATCGTGCACGCTCTTTAATAGATGACTATATGCAAATGAAGAATCGGAAAGTGAAGGATTCCTATTGGTGCCGTTGGCCAATCAGTAACGTCCGCAGTATTTCATGCAAATAATAACGCCGAACGCACGAGAAATATCGAATCCACGTGACCGCTATTCTGAGACACTTTCTGCTGCATTCATCACGCTCTTTATTTCTTATAGCTCCGACTGAAAGTTATCATTGGCATTGCATTAGCTGGGGAAGTTATCAGTCATGctgaaacaaacagaaaaaaaacacagATGCTGGAAAGTGAAATATACCGATAAATCTTGGAAAATTTTAACAGGCGTGGCTGCATCAATGCAGAAACGAGTAAAAGTTTCACGTCGAGGGGCTGACGCGCTAAGTGTTTCCACCATTCCCTTTCTATTTCCAAACGTACGTACCTTCCCCTCCCACAATGATGATAAAggcagagaatgtgcaaactcagtaATGTTCGcatctttttttaaacacaaCACCCTTACCATTCGTGTGCCCCtctgggtgatatcccttcccttgtcttTGGGGATGTCGCCATCGGAATTTGCCCCTCAATGCCCAGTAGCAGATGTTCACTGATCTATGGTCTTCTTCCACAGAGAAACAACAAAGTGTGCTCGAACAGCATAGGAACGACAACAATGTTTATGCCGAACATAATGTTAAAGTTAAACTGATCGCATTTGCCTATAATTATCTACATCTCTATTCCATGCACTTCcttatgcctatctaaaaatcttttaagcaccactatcgtatctgcctccactgcaagGTGATCCAGGTCCCCTCTACTCTCTGAGTAAACAAttagccccacacatctccattaaacttcctccTCAGATCTATGCCCTCGAGCTTGGAAATTTCTACCTCGGAAAatgcactttttttttgtttggggaatattattttattctgaacagaagtttattttgggggggaaaagatgagaatgtgcaaacagcaTGCTGATAGCACCCATTGGTAGGACTGAATCTTGGCCATAGGAAGCTGTGAGGTTACCTCAATAGTTGCTCCATCACAGCACAGATCTTTGCAATTTCGTGGAAGCAGTCAGTCGGGAGGCAGCTAAACCTGGACTTCAAGCATAACCTGATAATGAGAGTAACATCGACACTGTCAGTGTGGAACATCTACAGAAAACATCCCTTCTGCCATGTTTACATTTCATCTATAACCCGTATGTTTTACAATCTTTCGCTCTGTATATACCGCAAACGATTAAGATTAATATCGATGCCTTGTAACTTCCCACGGGCCTAACAACCATAGAATTCAGAAGTTAATGGCGCAGGACTGTTATTTTGACTGGTCTGTGGACCTTGCTGTTCCACAAGGAACAGTGCTAGGACCTCTGgtgtttgtttatatatataaacaatttGGATGAACATGCAAGTggaatgattaataagtttgcagacaacacaaaagtTGGCAAAATTGTCAAACGATGTGGCAAGTTATAGATCATATGGAAacatggacagagaaatggcagatggaatttaattcaaacAATTATGAGTTGTTGCAAATTGAGAGGTTAAATATAAAAGGAAACCATTCAATGAATAGCAGAACCCATTGGAGCTTCGCTACACAGACGCATtgggtggggcaagtcttttgCTGCCTGGATGTGGCGACTTAAAAAAGATTGGGTGATAAAGACCCCAATCGGTTGATCGGCGCCAATTCCCAGTCCGTCATGTGACCCTGACTAGAACACTGGGCAGTGGGAACGGCTTCCgattggtggagggagggattgcgTTGCGTCCCCTCAGACATCGAATTAGAACGTTTAATGAGAAAAATAATTATTCATCTCCGACCGGCCAATGAGACCCGTTGCCGCTCCATCCTTCATTTGCATAGGGCGACGGCGCTGCTTATTTAATCCGCGCTCCGAGTGACTCGATCTTTCTGTATTTGAAATCATCTGAGGAAATGTTCGAGCAGCAGAAAGCAGCTCCCAAGAAGGGCGCAAAGAAAACTTTGCCGAAGCCAGTGGGCAAAAAACGTAGGAAGTCGAGGAAACAGAGTTACTccatctacatctacaaagtgaTGAAACAGGTTCACCCTGACACCGGCATCTCTTCCAAGGCCATGAGCATTATGAGTTCTTTCGTCAATGATATTTTCGAGCGTATCGCGGGCGAAGCGTCCCGTCTGGCTCATTACAGCAAGCGGTCGACCATCAGCTCTCGGGAGATCCAGACCGCGGTGCGCCTACTTCTGCCTGGGGAGCTGGCCAAACACGCCGTGTCAGAGGGGACAAAGGCGGTGACCAAGTACACCAGCTCCAAATAAAGATCCAGAATGCGGACAAACAAACCGAAGACCCAACGGTTCTTTTCAGAACCACCCATGTTTTCGGTAAAGAGTTATAAATATTTAGACAaatattttttacacagataTTGCTCTCAAGATTTATGCTCctggtttaattttttttccacatTCTCGCATCCGCTATCCGGGATAACACATTTATCACCAGTGACGGCCGCACCATTTCAGGTAGAATCTAGCAGGAAGACCCGGACACTAACAACACAATTAACAGGAGGGCATAACTCCTTAAAAGAGTCATTTCCCCTGTTGCTGCCGAGGTCAGGTTCATGCGCGCTCCCCGCGGATACGACGGGCCAGCTGGATGGCTTGCCTTTGGACATGTTGGTGACTCGCTTGGCGTGGATGGCGCTCTGGTTGGTGTCATAGATCCCCACCAGGTGAGCCTCGCTGGCTtcctgggcaggctaagactttatttcttggaggatgaggggtgattttatagaggtgtacaagatcatgaggagaatagatatggTAATACACGGTCTTTTGCCTagaataggagaatcaagaaccagagaacacatgtctaaagtgagaggggaatgacTGACCAGGGACCGGAGGGACGACATTTTCACGCAGAgtgcagtgggtatatggaacaagctcccagtGTTGGAGACAGAGATTCTCTCAATATTTAAGTATCTTAAGGATTCACCAAGGAAGAGAATGGTATAGACTAAATGTTCATAAATGGAATTCGatacatacgatacgatagaactttgttCATTGCaggggggaaattgatctgccaacagtcataaaaacacaaaatacatgaaattaaagtgacgtgtggaaaggattggggatgtgcaaagattggggagtgggGCGAGTCAGACTTTGTCTACATTACGACATAAGGGGGAGGAATTATACAGTTTGATAGACACaggaaagaaggatctcctgtggcattctgtcctgcatcttggtggaaccagtctgttccgAAAGGTATCCCTCAGGCTGACCAGCGTGTCAAGGAGTCGATGAGCTGTatggtccaggatgctccgcagtttgaggagcatcctcccctccaagaccacaggACGGAGACATCCTTCCTGACGAGTTTGTTAACTCTGTTGGCGTCTgtggcctttgccctgctgccccagcacacggcaacgAAGAAGagtgcactggctaccaccgattggtggaacatctgcagcatcttactgcagatgttgaaggagtggagcctgctCAGAAAGTATAGCtgactctgtcccttcttgtacaggaccTCTACATTCCTGGACCTGTCCAGGTACGCTCCAAGGTGTTTATACTCCCTGATAAactacatccacaccattgatggagacaggggtgttcctctcctcctaaagttccGCATTAACTCCTTAGTCTGGTTGGTGTTgaactgcaggtgattcagcccacaccactcaacaaaggtgTTGACTGTATTCAGCTACCCTCCCCTCACTgacgcagcccacaattgcagagtcatctgaaaacatctgcaggtggcaggagtctgggttatatctgaagtccgaggtgtagatgataaacaggaagggagagaggatcgTCCCCTGTGAGGCCcatgtgttgctcactaccatgtccgagacatagttttgtagcctgacatattgtggtcatccGGTCAGGTAGTTGCTGATCCAATGCACCAATGgggcatccacccgcatcttcgtcaaTTTGCTCCCTAACAGTGCAGGCCGGTGGTGTTAAAAGCATTGGAAAGTTAAAAAAACGTGACTCCAACAATGCTTTCCGGCTTATCCAGTTGAGCATAGGACCGATGGAGCCTCAACCTCCATCTTTGTTGAGTAAGTGAACTGCATgaggtccaggtagggtttaaccaggagTCACAGCGTAGTGAGCACCAGcccctccagggacttcatgatgtatGAAGTCAGCGTCACCGGTCTGTAGTCATAGGAGGAACTGGGGTGTGTCCTCTtcggtacaggaaccaggcagggtgtcttccacatcacaggaaccatctccaggctcaggttgaagatatgctggagtactcggcacaactggctggcacaatagacaataggtgcaggagtaggccattcggccctttgagccagcaccaccattcaatgtgataatggctgatcattctcaatcagtaccccgttcctgccttttccctataccccctgactccgctatccttaagagatctatctagctctctcttgaatgcattcagagaattggcctccactgccttctgaggcagagaattccacagatt contains these protein-coding regions:
- the LOC144607445 gene encoding histone H1-like; this translates as MTNTVRAKRARGKTKPPKVAKKDAVSKLILQAVAATKGRRGLSLVNVKKMLSGSGYDVAKNNSRINQAVRTLMNKGSLVYVSGTGASGSFKVNKEHQVEVQRVERKELVSGAAAPKQSRGKRAAKRPAPAKKPRKKQTKDGDRGKMAKGGKKLKNVPRKKAAKKSVKGKRQRAKPNKPTRPPKKEENPLAETSVKGNQAGSEQQESI
- the LOC144607151 gene encoding histone H2B 1.2-like, with the translated sequence MFEQQKAAPKKGAKKTLPKPVGKKRRKSRKQSYSIYIYKVMKQVHPDTGISSKAMSIMSSFVNDIFERIAGEASRLAHYSKRSTISSREIQTAVRLLLPGELAKHAVSEGTKAVTKYTSSK